Proteins co-encoded in one Nothobranchius furzeri strain GRZ-AD chromosome 4, NfurGRZ-RIMD1, whole genome shotgun sequence genomic window:
- the psip1a gene encoding PC4 and SFRS1 interacting protein 1a isoform X3 yields the protein MVASIDVLRGSGKRAAVCAEKGERVITSAMTRDWKPGDLIFAKMKGYPHWPARIDEVPDGAVKPSNIKYPIFFFGTHETAFLGPKDIFPYQPNKEKYAKPNKRKGFNEGLWEIENNPKVELTAPKPVPPDSFTEKDSDSSPEGEEDAADKGVKSKSSAPQESTDVSRSKRGRKKKGDTDQENEKDEAPASPASLSGGDGPKKRGRKPKSDNKLQSVQQQDQQGSGSDMDTVESDKKRKRAPDEKQQVVEEEKRRKREGSKGKETEAKEPEAKKKKLSKDDSSSGSDDDDDDDDEKNKVRKKVSNSEVDKDVRRWKTDEVREPIKEDVKKTEAGPKKKEVSTDLKLQKLHTDIKISLKIDNPDIKKCLDALDEISSLQVTTQHLQRHSELIATLKKIRRFKASQDIVDKATMLYNKFKTMFLVGEGDSVLSQVLNKSLAEQRQHEEAKKGALKRAEHVKDNSTDKVTNGDVDPEEKQEGQRQKPEEASAGENHRPCPHVAGPVIHTKMDLFKNSGQSEDLRFLRFGCLRVDRQNRSFKVHNVTFLDKKMLTSRVRPVFTLADSMDALRAALALSIVQALFACLFLQAELLLLAEDHRRRTRLRTGDVLPPTGLACP from the exons ATGGTAGCGTCCATCGACGTACTGCGCGGGAGCGGAAAACGTGCAGCCGTCTGTGCGGAAAAGGgagag CGTGTTATTACGTCCGCTATGACTCGAGACTGGAAGCCGGGTGATCTAATTTTTGCCAAGATGAAGGGATACCCTCACTGGCCTGCCAGA ATCGACGAGGTGCCGGATGGGGCCGTGAAGCCATCCAACATCAAGTATCCTATTTTCTTCTTTGGGACCCATGAAAC AGCGTTTCTTGGCCCTAAAGATATCTTTCCATACCAACCGAACAAAGAGAAGTATGCAAAGCCCAACAAGAGGAAAGGCTTCAATGAAGGATTGTGGGAGATTGAGAATAACCCAAAAGTTGAGCTCACTGCACCCAAG CCGGTTCCTCCCGACTCTTTCACTGAAAAGGACTCAGACAGCAGTCCGGAAGGAGAAGAAGATGCAGCCGACAAAGGAGTGAAATCCAAA AGCTCTGCACCACAAGAATCAACAGATGTTTCCAGATCTAAGAGAGGAAGAAAGAAAAAG GGTGACACAGACCAGGAGAATGAAAAAGATGAGGCTCCAGCAAGTCCTGCTAGTCTCTCAG GTGGAGATGGTCCTAAAAAACGAGGCCGGAAGCCCAAAAGTGACAACAAGTTGCAATCggttcagcagcaggaccagcaaggcTCTGGGAGCGACAT GGATACCGTTGAATCTGACAAAAAGAGAAAGAGGGCACCAGATGAAAAGCAGCAAGTTGTGGAGGAGGAAAAGCGAAGGAAGAGAGAAGGAAGCAAAGGTAAGGAGACGGAGGCTAAAGAGCCTGAAGCCAAGAAGAAGAAACTGTCCAAGGATGACAGTTCGTCCGgctctgatgatgatgatgatgatgatgatgag AAAAACAAAGTCAGGAAGAAAGTATCGAACTCAGAAGTGGACAAGGATGTCCGGCGGTGGAAAACGGATGAAGTGCGAGA ACCTATCAAAGAGGATGTGAAGAAAACTGAGGCAGGACCAAAGAAAAAGG AAGTGTCAACTGACCTAAAACTCCAGAAACTCCACACTGACATTAAAATCTCATTGAAAATCGATAACCCG GATATTAAGAAGTGCTTGGATGCATTAGATGAGATAAGTTCTCTTCAGGTGACAACTCAGCACCTTCAGAGACACAGTGAACTTATAGCAACGTTGAAAAAG ATCCGGAGGTTTAAAGCCAGTCAGGATATCGTGGACAAAGCCACCATGTTGTATAACAAGTTTAAGACCATGTTTCTAGTGGGGGAAGGAGACAGCGTGCTCAGCCAGGTGCTGAACAAGTCTTTAGCTGAACAACGGCAGCATGAGGAAGCAAAGAAAGGAGCACTAAAGAGAGCTGAGCATGTTAAAGACAACAGCACAG ATAAGGTGACCAATGGAGACGTGGATCCTGAAGAAAAACAGGAGGGGCAGAGACAGAAGCCTGAGGAGGCTTCTGCAGGAGAAAATCACAG gccctgtccacatgtagccgggcctgtcatccacacgaaaatggatctttttaaaaactccggccaaagtgaagatctgcgttttctccgttttgggtgcctgcgtgtggacagacaaaaccggagttttaaggtccacaacgtcactttcctcgacaaaaaaatgctgacatcacgtgtgcgacctgtgtttacactagccgacagcatggatgccctcagagctgcgctcgctttatcaattgtccaagcgctttttgcttgtttgtttttgcaagcagaattactgctccttgcggaagaccacagacgaaggacgaggttaagaacgggggacgtactgccgcctacaggtctggcatgtccttaa
- the psip1a gene encoding PC4 and SFRS1 interacting protein 1a isoform X5, translating into MLCLGCIQVPGSEAEQENEKEEEEEEEEEGSLMSEQGPQNQDSSAPQESTDVSRSKRGRKKKGDTDQENEKDEAPASPASLSGGDGPKKRGRKPKSDNKLQSVQQQDQQGSGSDMDTVESDKKRKRAPDEKQQVVEEEKRRKREGSKGKETEAKEPEAKKKKLSKDDSSSGSDDDDDDDDEKNKVRKKVSNSEVDKDVRRWKTDEVREPIKEDVKKTEAGPKKKEVSTDLKLQKLHTDIKISLKIDNPDIKKCLDALDEISSLQVTTQHLQRHSELIATLKKIRRFKASQDIVDKATMLYNKFKTMFLVGEGDSVLSQVLNKSLAEQRQHEEAKKGALKRAEHVKDNSTDKVTNGDVDPEEKQEGQRQKPEEASAGENHRPCPHVAGPVIHTKMDLFKNSGQSEDLRFLRFGCLRVDRQNRSFKVHNVTFLDKKMLTSRVRPVFTLADSMDALRAALALSIVQALFACLFLQAELLLLAEDHRRRTRLRTGDVLPPTGLACP; encoded by the exons ATGCTGTGTCTTGGGTGCATTCAGGTTCCAGGAAGTGAGGCTGAGCAGGAGAAtgagaaagaggaggaggaggaggaggaggaggaagggtctCTGATGTCTGAGCAGGGTCCTCAGAACCAGGAT AGCTCTGCACCACAAGAATCAACAGATGTTTCCAGATCTAAGAGAGGAAGAAAGAAAAAG GGTGACACAGACCAGGAGAATGAAAAAGATGAGGCTCCAGCAAGTCCTGCTAGTCTCTCAG GTGGAGATGGTCCTAAAAAACGAGGCCGGAAGCCCAAAAGTGACAACAAGTTGCAATCggttcagcagcaggaccagcaaggcTCTGGGAGCGACAT GGATACCGTTGAATCTGACAAAAAGAGAAAGAGGGCACCAGATGAAAAGCAGCAAGTTGTGGAGGAGGAAAAGCGAAGGAAGAGAGAAGGAAGCAAAGGTAAGGAGACGGAGGCTAAAGAGCCTGAAGCCAAGAAGAAGAAACTGTCCAAGGATGACAGTTCGTCCGgctctgatgatgatgatgatgatgatgatgag AAAAACAAAGTCAGGAAGAAAGTATCGAACTCAGAAGTGGACAAGGATGTCCGGCGGTGGAAAACGGATGAAGTGCGAGA ACCTATCAAAGAGGATGTGAAGAAAACTGAGGCAGGACCAAAGAAAAAGG AAGTGTCAACTGACCTAAAACTCCAGAAACTCCACACTGACATTAAAATCTCATTGAAAATCGATAACCCG GATATTAAGAAGTGCTTGGATGCATTAGATGAGATAAGTTCTCTTCAGGTGACAACTCAGCACCTTCAGAGACACAGTGAACTTATAGCAACGTTGAAAAAG ATCCGGAGGTTTAAAGCCAGTCAGGATATCGTGGACAAAGCCACCATGTTGTATAACAAGTTTAAGACCATGTTTCTAGTGGGGGAAGGAGACAGCGTGCTCAGCCAGGTGCTGAACAAGTCTTTAGCTGAACAACGGCAGCATGAGGAAGCAAAGAAAGGAGCACTAAAGAGAGCTGAGCATGTTAAAGACAACAGCACAG ATAAGGTGACCAATGGAGACGTGGATCCTGAAGAAAAACAGGAGGGGCAGAGACAGAAGCCTGAGGAGGCTTCTGCAGGAGAAAATCACAG gccctgtccacatgtagccgggcctgtcatccacacgaaaatggatctttttaaaaactccggccaaagtgaagatctgcgttttctccgttttgggtgcctgcgtgtggacagacaaaaccggagttttaaggtccacaacgtcactttcctcgacaaaaaaatgctgacatcacgtgtgcgacctgtgtttacactagccgacagcatggatgccctcagagctgcgctcgctttatcaattgtccaagcgctttttgcttgtttgtttttgcaagcagaattactgctccttgcggaagaccacagacgaaggacgaggttaagaacgggggacgtactgccgcctacaggtctggcatgtccttaa
- the psip1a gene encoding PC4 and SFRS1 interacting protein 1a isoform X1: protein MVASIDVLRGSGKRAAVCAEKGERVITSAMTRDWKPGDLIFAKMKGYPHWPARIDEVPDGAVKPSNIKYPIFFFGTHETAFLGPKDIFPYQPNKEKYAKPNKRKGFNEGLWEIENNPKVELTAPKPVPPDSFTEKDSDSSPEGEEDAADKGVKSKVPGSEAEQENEKEEEEEEEEEGSLMSEQGPQNQDSSAPQESTDVSRSKRGRKKKGDTDQENEKDEAPASPASLSGGDGPKKRGRKPKSDNKLQSVQQQDQQGSGSDMDTVESDKKRKRAPDEKQQVVEEEKRRKREGSKGKETEAKEPEAKKKKLSKDDSSSGSDDDDDDDDEKNKVRKKVSNSEVDKDVRRWKTDEVREPIKEDVKKTEAGPKKKEVSTDLKLQKLHTDIKISLKIDNPDIKKCLDALDEISSLQVTTQHLQRHSELIATLKKIRRFKASQDIVDKATMLYNKFKTMFLVGEGDSVLSQVLNKSLAEQRQHEEAKKGALKRAEHVKDNSTDKVTNGDVDPEEKQEGQRQKPEEASAGENHRPCPHVAGPVIHTKMDLFKNSGQSEDLRFLRFGCLRVDRQNRSFKVHNVTFLDKKMLTSRVRPVFTLADSMDALRAALALSIVQALFACLFLQAELLLLAEDHRRRTRLRTGDVLPPTGLACP from the exons ATGGTAGCGTCCATCGACGTACTGCGCGGGAGCGGAAAACGTGCAGCCGTCTGTGCGGAAAAGGgagag CGTGTTATTACGTCCGCTATGACTCGAGACTGGAAGCCGGGTGATCTAATTTTTGCCAAGATGAAGGGATACCCTCACTGGCCTGCCAGA ATCGACGAGGTGCCGGATGGGGCCGTGAAGCCATCCAACATCAAGTATCCTATTTTCTTCTTTGGGACCCATGAAAC AGCGTTTCTTGGCCCTAAAGATATCTTTCCATACCAACCGAACAAAGAGAAGTATGCAAAGCCCAACAAGAGGAAAGGCTTCAATGAAGGATTGTGGGAGATTGAGAATAACCCAAAAGTTGAGCTCACTGCACCCAAG CCGGTTCCTCCCGACTCTTTCACTGAAAAGGACTCAGACAGCAGTCCGGAAGGAGAAGAAGATGCAGCCGACAAAGGAGTGAAATCCAAA GTTCCAGGAAGTGAGGCTGAGCAGGAGAAtgagaaagaggaggaggaggaggaggaggaggaagggtctCTGATGTCTGAGCAGGGTCCTCAGAACCAGGAT AGCTCTGCACCACAAGAATCAACAGATGTTTCCAGATCTAAGAGAGGAAGAAAGAAAAAG GGTGACACAGACCAGGAGAATGAAAAAGATGAGGCTCCAGCAAGTCCTGCTAGTCTCTCAG GTGGAGATGGTCCTAAAAAACGAGGCCGGAAGCCCAAAAGTGACAACAAGTTGCAATCggttcagcagcaggaccagcaaggcTCTGGGAGCGACAT GGATACCGTTGAATCTGACAAAAAGAGAAAGAGGGCACCAGATGAAAAGCAGCAAGTTGTGGAGGAGGAAAAGCGAAGGAAGAGAGAAGGAAGCAAAGGTAAGGAGACGGAGGCTAAAGAGCCTGAAGCCAAGAAGAAGAAACTGTCCAAGGATGACAGTTCGTCCGgctctgatgatgatgatgatgatgatgatgag AAAAACAAAGTCAGGAAGAAAGTATCGAACTCAGAAGTGGACAAGGATGTCCGGCGGTGGAAAACGGATGAAGTGCGAGA ACCTATCAAAGAGGATGTGAAGAAAACTGAGGCAGGACCAAAGAAAAAGG AAGTGTCAACTGACCTAAAACTCCAGAAACTCCACACTGACATTAAAATCTCATTGAAAATCGATAACCCG GATATTAAGAAGTGCTTGGATGCATTAGATGAGATAAGTTCTCTTCAGGTGACAACTCAGCACCTTCAGAGACACAGTGAACTTATAGCAACGTTGAAAAAG ATCCGGAGGTTTAAAGCCAGTCAGGATATCGTGGACAAAGCCACCATGTTGTATAACAAGTTTAAGACCATGTTTCTAGTGGGGGAAGGAGACAGCGTGCTCAGCCAGGTGCTGAACAAGTCTTTAGCTGAACAACGGCAGCATGAGGAAGCAAAGAAAGGAGCACTAAAGAGAGCTGAGCATGTTAAAGACAACAGCACAG ATAAGGTGACCAATGGAGACGTGGATCCTGAAGAAAAACAGGAGGGGCAGAGACAGAAGCCTGAGGAGGCTTCTGCAGGAGAAAATCACAG gccctgtccacatgtagccgggcctgtcatccacacgaaaatggatctttttaaaaactccggccaaagtgaagatctgcgttttctccgttttgggtgcctgcgtgtggacagacaaaaccggagttttaaggtccacaacgtcactttcctcgacaaaaaaatgctgacatcacgtgtgcgacctgtgtttacactagccgacagcatggatgccctcagagctgcgctcgctttatcaattgtccaagcgctttttgcttgtttgtttttgcaagcagaattactgctccttgcggaagaccacagacgaaggacgaggttaagaacgggggacgtactgccgcctacaggtctggcatgtccttaa
- the psip1a gene encoding PC4 and SFRS1 interacting protein 1a isoform X4 → MVASIDVLRGSGKRAAVCAEKGERVITSAMTRDWKPGDLIFAKMKGYPHWPARIDEVPDGAVKPSNIKYPIFFFGTHETAFLGPKDIFPYQPNKEKYAKPNKRKGFNEGLWEIENNPKVELTAPKPVPPDSFTEKDSDSSPEGEEDAADKGVKSKVPGSEAEQENEKEEEEEEEEEGSLMSEQGPQNQDSSAPQESTDVSRSKRGRKKKGDTDQENEKDEAPASPASLSGGDGPKKRGRKPKSDNKLQSVQQQDQQGSGSDMDTVESDKKRKRAPDEKQQVVEEEKRRKREGSKGKETEAKEPEAKKKKLSKDDSSSGSDDDDDDDDEKNKVRKKVSNSEVDKDVRRWKTDEVREPIKEDVKKTEAGPKKKEVSTDLKLQKLHTDIKISLKIDNPDIKKCLDALDEISSLQVTTQHLQRHSELIATLKKIRRFKASQDIVDKATMLYNKFKTMFLVGEGDSVLSQVLNKSLAEQRQHEEAKKGALKRAEHVKDNSTDKVTNGDVDPEEKQEGQRQKPEEASAGENHSTSKDQEVST, encoded by the exons ATGGTAGCGTCCATCGACGTACTGCGCGGGAGCGGAAAACGTGCAGCCGTCTGTGCGGAAAAGGgagag CGTGTTATTACGTCCGCTATGACTCGAGACTGGAAGCCGGGTGATCTAATTTTTGCCAAGATGAAGGGATACCCTCACTGGCCTGCCAGA ATCGACGAGGTGCCGGATGGGGCCGTGAAGCCATCCAACATCAAGTATCCTATTTTCTTCTTTGGGACCCATGAAAC AGCGTTTCTTGGCCCTAAAGATATCTTTCCATACCAACCGAACAAAGAGAAGTATGCAAAGCCCAACAAGAGGAAAGGCTTCAATGAAGGATTGTGGGAGATTGAGAATAACCCAAAAGTTGAGCTCACTGCACCCAAG CCGGTTCCTCCCGACTCTTTCACTGAAAAGGACTCAGACAGCAGTCCGGAAGGAGAAGAAGATGCAGCCGACAAAGGAGTGAAATCCAAA GTTCCAGGAAGTGAGGCTGAGCAGGAGAAtgagaaagaggaggaggaggaggaggaggaggaagggtctCTGATGTCTGAGCAGGGTCCTCAGAACCAGGAT AGCTCTGCACCACAAGAATCAACAGATGTTTCCAGATCTAAGAGAGGAAGAAAGAAAAAG GGTGACACAGACCAGGAGAATGAAAAAGATGAGGCTCCAGCAAGTCCTGCTAGTCTCTCAG GTGGAGATGGTCCTAAAAAACGAGGCCGGAAGCCCAAAAGTGACAACAAGTTGCAATCggttcagcagcaggaccagcaaggcTCTGGGAGCGACAT GGATACCGTTGAATCTGACAAAAAGAGAAAGAGGGCACCAGATGAAAAGCAGCAAGTTGTGGAGGAGGAAAAGCGAAGGAAGAGAGAAGGAAGCAAAGGTAAGGAGACGGAGGCTAAAGAGCCTGAAGCCAAGAAGAAGAAACTGTCCAAGGATGACAGTTCGTCCGgctctgatgatgatgatgatgatgatgatgag AAAAACAAAGTCAGGAAGAAAGTATCGAACTCAGAAGTGGACAAGGATGTCCGGCGGTGGAAAACGGATGAAGTGCGAGA ACCTATCAAAGAGGATGTGAAGAAAACTGAGGCAGGACCAAAGAAAAAGG AAGTGTCAACTGACCTAAAACTCCAGAAACTCCACACTGACATTAAAATCTCATTGAAAATCGATAACCCG GATATTAAGAAGTGCTTGGATGCATTAGATGAGATAAGTTCTCTTCAGGTGACAACTCAGCACCTTCAGAGACACAGTGAACTTATAGCAACGTTGAAAAAG ATCCGGAGGTTTAAAGCCAGTCAGGATATCGTGGACAAAGCCACCATGTTGTATAACAAGTTTAAGACCATGTTTCTAGTGGGGGAAGGAGACAGCGTGCTCAGCCAGGTGCTGAACAAGTCTTTAGCTGAACAACGGCAGCATGAGGAAGCAAAGAAAGGAGCACTAAAGAGAGCTGAGCATGTTAAAGACAACAGCACAG ATAAGGTGACCAATGGAGACGTGGATCCTGAAGAAAAACAGGAGGGGCAGAGACAGAAGCCTGAGGAGGCTTCTGCAGGAGAAAATCACAG
- the psip1a gene encoding PC4 and SFRS1 interacting protein 1a isoform X2 codes for MTRDWKPGDLIFAKMKGYPHWPARIDEVPDGAVKPSNIKYPIFFFGTHETAFLGPKDIFPYQPNKEKYAKPNKRKGFNEGLWEIENNPKVELTAPKPVPPDSFTEKDSDSSPEGEEDAADKGVKSKVPGSEAEQENEKEEEEEEEEEGSLMSEQGPQNQDSSAPQESTDVSRSKRGRKKKGDTDQENEKDEAPASPASLSGGDGPKKRGRKPKSDNKLQSVQQQDQQGSGSDMDTVESDKKRKRAPDEKQQVVEEEKRRKREGSKGKETEAKEPEAKKKKLSKDDSSSGSDDDDDDDDEKNKVRKKVSNSEVDKDVRRWKTDEVREPIKEDVKKTEAGPKKKEVSTDLKLQKLHTDIKISLKIDNPDIKKCLDALDEISSLQVTTQHLQRHSELIATLKKIRRFKASQDIVDKATMLYNKFKTMFLVGEGDSVLSQVLNKSLAEQRQHEEAKKGALKRAEHVKDNSTDKVTNGDVDPEEKQEGQRQKPEEASAGENHRPCPHVAGPVIHTKMDLFKNSGQSEDLRFLRFGCLRVDRQNRSFKVHNVTFLDKKMLTSRVRPVFTLADSMDALRAALALSIVQALFACLFLQAELLLLAEDHRRRTRLRTGDVLPPTGLACP; via the exons ATGACTCGAGACTGGAAGCCGGGTGATCTAATTTTTGCCAAGATGAAGGGATACCCTCACTGGCCTGCCAGA ATCGACGAGGTGCCGGATGGGGCCGTGAAGCCATCCAACATCAAGTATCCTATTTTCTTCTTTGGGACCCATGAAAC AGCGTTTCTTGGCCCTAAAGATATCTTTCCATACCAACCGAACAAAGAGAAGTATGCAAAGCCCAACAAGAGGAAAGGCTTCAATGAAGGATTGTGGGAGATTGAGAATAACCCAAAAGTTGAGCTCACTGCACCCAAG CCGGTTCCTCCCGACTCTTTCACTGAAAAGGACTCAGACAGCAGTCCGGAAGGAGAAGAAGATGCAGCCGACAAAGGAGTGAAATCCAAA GTTCCAGGAAGTGAGGCTGAGCAGGAGAAtgagaaagaggaggaggaggaggaggaggaggaagggtctCTGATGTCTGAGCAGGGTCCTCAGAACCAGGAT AGCTCTGCACCACAAGAATCAACAGATGTTTCCAGATCTAAGAGAGGAAGAAAGAAAAAG GGTGACACAGACCAGGAGAATGAAAAAGATGAGGCTCCAGCAAGTCCTGCTAGTCTCTCAG GTGGAGATGGTCCTAAAAAACGAGGCCGGAAGCCCAAAAGTGACAACAAGTTGCAATCggttcagcagcaggaccagcaaggcTCTGGGAGCGACAT GGATACCGTTGAATCTGACAAAAAGAGAAAGAGGGCACCAGATGAAAAGCAGCAAGTTGTGGAGGAGGAAAAGCGAAGGAAGAGAGAAGGAAGCAAAGGTAAGGAGACGGAGGCTAAAGAGCCTGAAGCCAAGAAGAAGAAACTGTCCAAGGATGACAGTTCGTCCGgctctgatgatgatgatgatgatgatgatgag AAAAACAAAGTCAGGAAGAAAGTATCGAACTCAGAAGTGGACAAGGATGTCCGGCGGTGGAAAACGGATGAAGTGCGAGA ACCTATCAAAGAGGATGTGAAGAAAACTGAGGCAGGACCAAAGAAAAAGG AAGTGTCAACTGACCTAAAACTCCAGAAACTCCACACTGACATTAAAATCTCATTGAAAATCGATAACCCG GATATTAAGAAGTGCTTGGATGCATTAGATGAGATAAGTTCTCTTCAGGTGACAACTCAGCACCTTCAGAGACACAGTGAACTTATAGCAACGTTGAAAAAG ATCCGGAGGTTTAAAGCCAGTCAGGATATCGTGGACAAAGCCACCATGTTGTATAACAAGTTTAAGACCATGTTTCTAGTGGGGGAAGGAGACAGCGTGCTCAGCCAGGTGCTGAACAAGTCTTTAGCTGAACAACGGCAGCATGAGGAAGCAAAGAAAGGAGCACTAAAGAGAGCTGAGCATGTTAAAGACAACAGCACAG ATAAGGTGACCAATGGAGACGTGGATCCTGAAGAAAAACAGGAGGGGCAGAGACAGAAGCCTGAGGAGGCTTCTGCAGGAGAAAATCACAG gccctgtccacatgtagccgggcctgtcatccacacgaaaatggatctttttaaaaactccggccaaagtgaagatctgcgttttctccgttttgggtgcctgcgtgtggacagacaaaaccggagttttaaggtccacaacgtcactttcctcgacaaaaaaatgctgacatcacgtgtgcgacctgtgtttacactagccgacagcatggatgccctcagagctgcgctcgctttatcaattgtccaagcgctttttgcttgtttgtttttgcaagcagaattactgctccttgcggaagaccacagacgaaggacgaggttaagaacgggggacgtactgccgcctacaggtctggcatgtccttaa